From Polyodon spathula isolate WHYD16114869_AA chromosome 24, ASM1765450v1, whole genome shotgun sequence, one genomic window encodes:
- the LOC121298633 gene encoding large proline-rich protein BAG6-like isoform X4: MVESENFDVTVKTLDSQSRSYSVGAEITVKEFKEHISSSVGIPVEKQRLIYQGRVLQDEKKLKEYNVDGKVIHLVERAPPQTSPGAETSGPSGAGLSSPHGSTAPHHDRNANSYVMLGTLNLPVNLMDPQQIQHSVQQVMAGFGEAGSNARVGTSTGSEPRMRLILAQNLLRDTTGVLNRLEGRQDSTPSAGSQASENPSTQPPPPPPSMTGPGSGSAAEPMDTSTTAALSAATSSSSSSFSFSFSSSSSSTQTEGAAGTSTGPNHPSPAEFLEVLSELRRVEDRLQPFINRSQEILSTATSADYNNNAQEREADQCILNLVGEALRLLGNAFVALSDLRCNLSAATPRHLHVVRPMSHYTSPVMLQQSGIPIQINLGTPVTMAANGRQAAEGQAAAGTTPEQQRTTEAQATPTHSQVPPPQPQATPTQPQAHHNHPRVIRITHHTMEPVVMMQMNIDDSGTGPAPSAAPGQGTGGLPQMQIPGLPAEFMQAIVHQITQQAVSMATAASSGQQVPGFQPPPARVVITRPTFTPRPPNMTPRPANVNLRAPQPGQPGAQQQPAGPTPNASLSQMISGLVGQLLMQPVVNGQAGAAAPPSSGQGAPPSSSSSSSSPPSSSASTSGQTSTSTTSTASTGYPTSTAPPEAQHISQLLGSILGAGGAMGMPPSITVSMPGVPAFIQGMTDFMQAAQQVPGPRQSSDPQQTPLAPSTAPQQTAAPPPQQQAGAGAGAGGAAPESLSPEFFTNVVQGVLSSVMGSLGAQQDSTESIADFIQRLSSTSNIFEPGAGAATGFFGDLLSLICQNFSMVDMVMLLHGQFQPLQRIQPQLCSFFREQYLQGQEPTDANIRMASETLINELEEHIIESFSSVSVREGVDITRTNLDFLREQFNRIATHILQCADHTFGVRLLELCNQGLFECLALNLYCLRGEQSALTAVINDRIRRMSADVNPSLVNWLTTIMGIRLQMILEHMPVTEEQILHYVRNTPSEAVPEAVPEPLSEEMPEVMERETTSTSPVPATTAEEAMPSPEQPVSMGAQRAEPESEPWAAAVPPEWVPIIRQDLQTQRKMKSQPPLSDAYLCGMPAKRRKTAQSDGPYPSLSEAVNRAARTVGAKPITSPESLQGDLDTPELQEAYTNQVKSDIQKRLQEDPEYSRQRFPNTHQVFDEES; this comes from the exons ATGGTGGAGTCAGAGAATTTCGATGTGACTGTGAAGACTCTGGACTCCCAGAGCcggagctacagcgttggagcaGAG ATCACAGTGAAGGAGTTTAAGGAGCACATTTCAAGCTCAGTGGGTATCCCTGTGGAGAAACAGAGACTAATCTACCAGGGTCGGGTACTGCAAGATGAAAAGAAGCTAAAAGAGTACA ATGTGGACGGTAAGGTGATTCACCTGGTAGAGCGGGCCCCCCCTCAGACGTCACCTGGTGCGGAGACCAGTGGCCCATCCGGAGCggggctctcctcccctcacggCTCTACGGCGCCCCATCATGACCGCAATGCAAACAGCTACGTCATGCTGGGCACTTTGAACTTGCCTGTCAACCTTATGGACCCACAGCAGATCCAG CATTCAGTACAACAAGTGATGGCAGGATTTGGAGAAGCTGGCAGTAATGCTAGAGTCGGCACCAGTACAGGG AGTGAGCCTAGGATGCGTCTGATCTTGGCCCAGAATCTGCTGAGGGACACGACGGGAGTCCTCAACCGATTGGAG GGACGTCAGGACAGTACTCCTAGCGCAGGCTCCCAGGCCTCCGAGAACCCGTCCAcccagcctcctcctcctcctccatcaaTGACAGGACCTGGCTCTGGCAGTGCTGCAGAGCCCATGGACACCAGCACGACTGCTGCCCTCTCAGCTGCCACCAGCTCCTCCTCTTcgtccttctccttctccttctcatcATCGTCATCCTCCACACAGACTGAAGGAGCTGCTGGAACTTCCACAGGACCCAA CCACCCATCCCCAGCAGAGTTCCTGGAGGTTCTGTCTGAGCTGCGCAGAGTGGAGGACCGGCTGCAGCCCTTCATCAACCGCAGCCAGGAGATCTTGAGCACAGCAACCAGCGCTGACTACAACAACAAC GCACAGGAGCGTGAAGCGGACCAGTGCATTCTCAATCTGGTGGGGGAGGCCCTACGTTTACTAGGCAATGCCTTTGTGGCTCTGTCTGACCTGCGCTGCAACCTTTCTGCTGCCACCCCCCGCCACCTTCATGTGGTGCGGCCCATGTCTCACTACACCTCCCCTGTGATGCTACAGCAGTCAGGCATCCCAATACAG ATTAACCTGGGCACTCCGGTTACAATGGCAGCCAATGGGAGACAGGCTGCTGAGGGGCAGGCAGCTGCAGGTACAACCCCTGAACAGCAGAGGACAACAGAAGCACAGGCCACACCCACACATTCACAGGTCCCGCCCCCACAACCCCAGGCCACACCCACACAACCCCAGGCTCATCACAACCACCCACGAGTGATTCGGATCACACACCATACCATGGAACCAGTGGTCATGATGCAAATGAACATTGATG ATTCGGGCACTGGACCAGCCCCATCTGCAGCTCCAGGACAAGGCACAG GTGGCCTACCGCAAATGCAGATCCCAGGCCTCCCTGCAGAGTTTATGCAGGCCATTGTTCACCAGATCACCCAGCAggctgtttccatggcaacggCAGCAAGCTCGGGCCAGCAGGTGCCGGGGTTCCAACCCCCCCCAGCTCGTGTGGTTATCACACGGCCCACTTTCACCCCCCGACCTCCTAACATGACCCCGCGTCCCGCCAACGTGAACCTGCGTGCGCCACAGCCAGGGCAGCCCGGGGCACAG CAGCAGCCGGCTGGCCCCACCCCAAATGCTTCTCTGTCCCAGATGATCAGTGGATTAGTGGGGCAGCTCCTAATGCAGCCTGTAGTGAATG gtcaggcaggtgctgccgcacccccctCCAGTGGTCAGGGAGCTCcgccctcatcatcatcatcatcatcttctccCCCCTCCTCTTCTGCCAGCACTTCAGGCCAGACCAGCACCTCCACCACTAGCACTGCTTCCACTGGCTACCCTACCTCCACCGCCCCCCCAGAAGCCCAGCACATCTCCCAGCTCTTGGGCTCCATCTTGGGGGCTGGGGGTGCCATGGGTATGCCCCCCTCCATCACTGTGAGCATGCCGGGGGTGCCAGCTTTCATACAGGGCATGACAGACTTCATGCAG GCTGCCCAGCAAGTCCCTGGTCCTCGCCAGTCCTCTGATCCACAGCAGACCCCCCTAGCTCCTTCAACTGCCCCCCAGCAGACAGCAGCCCCACCTCCCCAGCAGCAGGCTGGGGCTGGGGCAGGGGCAGGAGGAGCAGCTCCTGAGTCTCTGAGCCCCGAGTTCTTCACCAATGTGGTGCAGGGGGTTCTCTCCTCAGTGATGGGATCGCTGGGGGCTCAGCAGGACAGCACTGAGAGCATCGCAGACTTCATCCAGAGACTCTCCAGCACCAGCAACATTTTTGAACCAGGCGCTGGGGCTGCTACAG GTTTCTTTGGAGACTTGCTGTCTTTGATTTGTCAGAACTTCTCCATGGTAGACATGGTGATGCTGCTTCATGGGCAGTTCCAGCCACTGCAGAGGATTCAGCCCCAGCTCTGCAGCTTCTTTAGAGAGCAGTACCTGCAGGGGCAGGAGCCCACTGATGCCAACATCAGG aTGGCAAGTGAGACCCTCATAAATGAGCTTGAAGAACACATCATTGAAAGTTTT TCATCTGTGAGTGTTAGAGAAGGAGTTGACATCACACGGACCAATCTTGATTTCCTGAGGGAACAATTCAATCGCATTGCTACCCACATACTTCAGTGTGCTG accaCACATTCGGAGTTCGTCTGTTGGAGCTGTGTAACCAAGGCCTCTTTGAATGTCTGGCCCTCAACTTGTACTGTCTAAGAGGAGAGCAGAGCGCCCTCACAGCCGTCATCAACGACAGGATT CGCCGGATGTCTGCGGATGTGAACCCCTCTCTAGTGAACTGGCTGACCACCATAATGGGAATAAGACTACAGATGATTCTGGAGCACATGCCTGTCACAGAGGAACAAATCTTGCACTATGTCAGGAACACACCG AGCGAGGCAGTTCCAGAGGCTGTGCCAGAGCCTTTATCTGAAGAAATGCCAGAGGTAATGGAG AGAGAAACTACTTCAACATCCCCAGTGCCAGCCACCACAGCAGAGGAAGCGATGCCGTCTCCAGAGCAACCTGTTTCCATGGGCGCACAGAGGGCGGAGCCAGAATCAGAGCCTTGGGCAGCAGCCGTCCCCCCA GAGTGGGTCCCAATCATCCGTCAGGACCTCCAGACTCAGAGAAAGATGAAGTCTCAGCCCCCTCTTAGCGATGCCTACCTCTGTGGGATGCCAGCAAAACGCAGAAAG ACGGCTCAGAGCGACGGCCCGTACCCGTCACTATCTGAAGCTGTAAATCGAGCAGCAAGAACGGTTGGAGCCAAACCTATAACCAGCCCTGAGAGTCTGCAGGGAGACCTGGACACACCTGAGCTGCAGGAAGCCTACACAAATCAG GTGAAATCAGACATTCAAAAGAGACTACAGGAAGATCCAGAATACAGCAGGCAACGTTTTCCCAACACCCATCAAGTATTCGACGAGGAATCCTAA
- the LOC121298633 gene encoding large proline-rich protein BAG6-like isoform X1, translating to MVESENFDVTVKTLDSQSRSYSVGAEITVKEFKEHISSSVGIPVEKQRLIYQGRVLQDEKKLKEYNVDGKVIHLVERAPPQTSPGAETSGPSGAGLSSPHGSTAPHHDRNANSYVMLGTLNLPVNLMDPQQIQHSVQQVMAGFGEAGSNARVGTSTGSNGSSVDVHIDMEQAIQSEPRMRLILAQNLLRDTTGVLNRLEGRQDSTPSAGSQASENPSTQPPPPPPSMTGPGSGSAAEPMDTSTTAALSAATSSSSSSFSFSFSSSSSSTQTEGAAGTSTGPNHPSPAEFLEVLSELRRVEDRLQPFINRSQEILSTATSADYNNNAQEREADQCILNLVGEALRLLGNAFVALSDLRCNLSAATPRHLHVVRPMSHYTSPVMLQQSGIPIQINLGTPVTMAANGRQAAEGQAAAGTTPEQQRTTEAQATPTHSQVPPPQPQATPTQPQAHHNHPRVIRITHHTMEPVVMMQMNIDDSGTGPAPSAAPGQGTGGLPQMQIPGLPAEFMQAIVHQITQQAVSMATAASSGQQVPGFQPPPARVVITRPTFTPRPPNMTPRPANVNLRAPQPGQPGAQQQPAGPTPNASLSQMISGLVGQLLMQPVVNGQAGAAAPPSSGQGAPPSSSSSSSSPPSSSASTSGQTSTSTTSTASTGYPTSTAPPEAQHISQLLGSILGAGGAMGMPPSITVSMPGVPAFIQGMTDFMQAAQQVPGPRQSSDPQQTPLAPSTAPQQTAAPPPQQQAGAGAGAGGAAPESLSPEFFTNVVQGVLSSVMGSLGAQQDSTESIADFIQRLSSTSNIFEPGAGAATGFFGDLLSLICQNFSMVDMVMLLHGQFQPLQRIQPQLCSFFREQYLQGQEPTDANIRMASETLINELEEHIIESFSSVSVREGVDITRTNLDFLREQFNRIATHILQCADHTFGVRLLELCNQGLFECLALNLYCLRGEQSALTAVINDRIRRMSADVNPSLVNWLTTIMGIRLQMILEHMPVTEEQILHYVRNTPSEAVPEAVPEPLSEEMPEVMERETTSTSPVPATTAEEAMPSPEQPVSMGAQRAEPESEPWAAAVPPEWVPIIRQDLQTQRKMKSQPPLSDAYLCGMPAKRRKTAQSDGPYPSLSEAVNRAARTVGAKPITSPESLQGDLDTPELQEAYTNQVKSDIQKRLQEDPEYSRQRFPNTHQVFDEES from the exons ATGGTGGAGTCAGAGAATTTCGATGTGACTGTGAAGACTCTGGACTCCCAGAGCcggagctacagcgttggagcaGAG ATCACAGTGAAGGAGTTTAAGGAGCACATTTCAAGCTCAGTGGGTATCCCTGTGGAGAAACAGAGACTAATCTACCAGGGTCGGGTACTGCAAGATGAAAAGAAGCTAAAAGAGTACA ATGTGGACGGTAAGGTGATTCACCTGGTAGAGCGGGCCCCCCCTCAGACGTCACCTGGTGCGGAGACCAGTGGCCCATCCGGAGCggggctctcctcccctcacggCTCTACGGCGCCCCATCATGACCGCAATGCAAACAGCTACGTCATGCTGGGCACTTTGAACTTGCCTGTCAACCTTATGGACCCACAGCAGATCCAG CATTCAGTACAACAAGTGATGGCAGGATTTGGAGAAGCTGGCAGTAATGCTAGAGTCGGCACCAGTACAGGG agcAATGGGTCTTCTGTGGATGTGCATATAGATATGGAACAGGCCATTCAG AGTGAGCCTAGGATGCGTCTGATCTTGGCCCAGAATCTGCTGAGGGACACGACGGGAGTCCTCAACCGATTGGAG GGACGTCAGGACAGTACTCCTAGCGCAGGCTCCCAGGCCTCCGAGAACCCGTCCAcccagcctcctcctcctcctccatcaaTGACAGGACCTGGCTCTGGCAGTGCTGCAGAGCCCATGGACACCAGCACGACTGCTGCCCTCTCAGCTGCCACCAGCTCCTCCTCTTcgtccttctccttctccttctcatcATCGTCATCCTCCACACAGACTGAAGGAGCTGCTGGAACTTCCACAGGACCCAA CCACCCATCCCCAGCAGAGTTCCTGGAGGTTCTGTCTGAGCTGCGCAGAGTGGAGGACCGGCTGCAGCCCTTCATCAACCGCAGCCAGGAGATCTTGAGCACAGCAACCAGCGCTGACTACAACAACAAC GCACAGGAGCGTGAAGCGGACCAGTGCATTCTCAATCTGGTGGGGGAGGCCCTACGTTTACTAGGCAATGCCTTTGTGGCTCTGTCTGACCTGCGCTGCAACCTTTCTGCTGCCACCCCCCGCCACCTTCATGTGGTGCGGCCCATGTCTCACTACACCTCCCCTGTGATGCTACAGCAGTCAGGCATCCCAATACAG ATTAACCTGGGCACTCCGGTTACAATGGCAGCCAATGGGAGACAGGCTGCTGAGGGGCAGGCAGCTGCAGGTACAACCCCTGAACAGCAGAGGACAACAGAAGCACAGGCCACACCCACACATTCACAGGTCCCGCCCCCACAACCCCAGGCCACACCCACACAACCCCAGGCTCATCACAACCACCCACGAGTGATTCGGATCACACACCATACCATGGAACCAGTGGTCATGATGCAAATGAACATTGATG ATTCGGGCACTGGACCAGCCCCATCTGCAGCTCCAGGACAAGGCACAG GTGGCCTACCGCAAATGCAGATCCCAGGCCTCCCTGCAGAGTTTATGCAGGCCATTGTTCACCAGATCACCCAGCAggctgtttccatggcaacggCAGCAAGCTCGGGCCAGCAGGTGCCGGGGTTCCAACCCCCCCCAGCTCGTGTGGTTATCACACGGCCCACTTTCACCCCCCGACCTCCTAACATGACCCCGCGTCCCGCCAACGTGAACCTGCGTGCGCCACAGCCAGGGCAGCCCGGGGCACAG CAGCAGCCGGCTGGCCCCACCCCAAATGCTTCTCTGTCCCAGATGATCAGTGGATTAGTGGGGCAGCTCCTAATGCAGCCTGTAGTGAATG gtcaggcaggtgctgccgcacccccctCCAGTGGTCAGGGAGCTCcgccctcatcatcatcatcatcatcttctccCCCCTCCTCTTCTGCCAGCACTTCAGGCCAGACCAGCACCTCCACCACTAGCACTGCTTCCACTGGCTACCCTACCTCCACCGCCCCCCCAGAAGCCCAGCACATCTCCCAGCTCTTGGGCTCCATCTTGGGGGCTGGGGGTGCCATGGGTATGCCCCCCTCCATCACTGTGAGCATGCCGGGGGTGCCAGCTTTCATACAGGGCATGACAGACTTCATGCAG GCTGCCCAGCAAGTCCCTGGTCCTCGCCAGTCCTCTGATCCACAGCAGACCCCCCTAGCTCCTTCAACTGCCCCCCAGCAGACAGCAGCCCCACCTCCCCAGCAGCAGGCTGGGGCTGGGGCAGGGGCAGGAGGAGCAGCTCCTGAGTCTCTGAGCCCCGAGTTCTTCACCAATGTGGTGCAGGGGGTTCTCTCCTCAGTGATGGGATCGCTGGGGGCTCAGCAGGACAGCACTGAGAGCATCGCAGACTTCATCCAGAGACTCTCCAGCACCAGCAACATTTTTGAACCAGGCGCTGGGGCTGCTACAG GTTTCTTTGGAGACTTGCTGTCTTTGATTTGTCAGAACTTCTCCATGGTAGACATGGTGATGCTGCTTCATGGGCAGTTCCAGCCACTGCAGAGGATTCAGCCCCAGCTCTGCAGCTTCTTTAGAGAGCAGTACCTGCAGGGGCAGGAGCCCACTGATGCCAACATCAGG aTGGCAAGTGAGACCCTCATAAATGAGCTTGAAGAACACATCATTGAAAGTTTT TCATCTGTGAGTGTTAGAGAAGGAGTTGACATCACACGGACCAATCTTGATTTCCTGAGGGAACAATTCAATCGCATTGCTACCCACATACTTCAGTGTGCTG accaCACATTCGGAGTTCGTCTGTTGGAGCTGTGTAACCAAGGCCTCTTTGAATGTCTGGCCCTCAACTTGTACTGTCTAAGAGGAGAGCAGAGCGCCCTCACAGCCGTCATCAACGACAGGATT CGCCGGATGTCTGCGGATGTGAACCCCTCTCTAGTGAACTGGCTGACCACCATAATGGGAATAAGACTACAGATGATTCTGGAGCACATGCCTGTCACAGAGGAACAAATCTTGCACTATGTCAGGAACACACCG AGCGAGGCAGTTCCAGAGGCTGTGCCAGAGCCTTTATCTGAAGAAATGCCAGAGGTAATGGAG AGAGAAACTACTTCAACATCCCCAGTGCCAGCCACCACAGCAGAGGAAGCGATGCCGTCTCCAGAGCAACCTGTTTCCATGGGCGCACAGAGGGCGGAGCCAGAATCAGAGCCTTGGGCAGCAGCCGTCCCCCCA GAGTGGGTCCCAATCATCCGTCAGGACCTCCAGACTCAGAGAAAGATGAAGTCTCAGCCCCCTCTTAGCGATGCCTACCTCTGTGGGATGCCAGCAAAACGCAGAAAG ACGGCTCAGAGCGACGGCCCGTACCCGTCACTATCTGAAGCTGTAAATCGAGCAGCAAGAACGGTTGGAGCCAAACCTATAACCAGCCCTGAGAGTCTGCAGGGAGACCTGGACACACCTGAGCTGCAGGAAGCCTACACAAATCAG GTGAAATCAGACATTCAAAAGAGACTACAGGAAGATCCAGAATACAGCAGGCAACGTTTTCCCAACACCCATCAAGTATTCGACGAGGAATCCTAA